One window of the Pseudomonas sihuiensis genome contains the following:
- a CDS encoding tetratricopeptide repeat protein yields the protein MVGAVIVALFLYFRSRLWNSKLVRGDYGVAATYWLFAFLGSFLVVGLAYLYIAYKVGSMESAGSDNGLLGLMSIMGALSAPATAAVVVLLYQVIAIVSVWRATAQKHVSFWGRWLTRYAICFNVFVAVLVVSFCLVGLGLGLILYFAVRHFVLKRKTPATELQDEIAKLASATPVEKADGGSVEIVLGDLSSGEPMLEQYVQCLNSTGSLAERIHVVPNISPERLRAAIRARHFAAALGKQKALLLIDDSRGFTGKEGLLVTDQNFDFKPVSGKASSYGYRLGFDGFEIKGASIFRMGEECISFRNVDAESVEKVFMLLNSYFSDHRSWCERMANEGDRDAQFNMSMYAKDKTEALEWLRMAAERGHAIAQGNLGAELAGSNLEDSYYWLSRAAEQGNEVSIQRLSSTRYDIFR from the coding sequence ATGGTCGGTGCTGTTATTGTTGCATTGTTTTTGTATTTCAGGAGCCGGCTTTGGAATAGCAAGTTGGTTCGTGGTGATTATGGTGTAGCCGCTACATATTGGTTATTTGCGTTTTTGGGGTCGTTTCTGGTTGTAGGTTTGGCCTATTTGTACATTGCATACAAGGTCGGCTCCATGGAGTCCGCAGGTTCAGATAATGGACTGCTAGGGCTTATGTCTATTATGGGGGCGTTGTCTGCGCCAGCCACCGCAGCCGTAGTTGTCCTGCTTTATCAGGTCATCGCAATTGTTTCTGTTTGGCGAGCAACTGCTCAAAAGCACGTTTCATTTTGGGGGCGATGGTTAACTAGATATGCAATCTGTTTCAATGTCTTTGTTGCCGTATTGGTGGTTTCGTTTTGCCTGGTTGGTCTGGGTCTTGGGTTGATTCTATATTTTGCTGTCCGTCATTTCGTCTTGAAGAGGAAAACGCCAGCGACTGAGTTGCAAGATGAAATAGCGAAGCTGGCATCTGCTACACCTGTTGAGAAAGCAGATGGTGGAAGTGTTGAGATCGTGCTTGGTGATCTTTCTTCTGGTGAGCCAATGTTGGAGCAATACGTTCAGTGTTTGAACTCCACCGGGAGTTTGGCTGAGCGTATTCATGTAGTTCCAAATATTTCTCCAGAAAGACTGAGGGCTGCTATTCGTGCTCGTCATTTTGCAGCGGCCCTGGGTAAGCAAAAAGCATTGCTTCTTATTGATGACTCACGAGGTTTTACAGGAAAAGAAGGCTTGCTGGTAACTGATCAGAATTTTGACTTCAAGCCTGTCTCAGGTAAAGCCTCTTCCTATGGATACAGATTGGGTTTTGATGGGTTTGAAATTAAAGGCGCTTCGATTTTCAGGATGGGGGAGGAGTGTATTTCCTTTCGTAATGTAGACGCTGAATCTGTGGAAAAAGTCTTCATGCTATTGAATTCGTATTTTTCTGATCACCGGTCTTGGTGCGAGAGAATGGCTAACGAAGGTGACAGGGACGCGCAGTTCAATATGTCCATGTATGCGAAAGATAAAACTGAAGCTCTTGAGTGGCTACGTATGGCTGCCGAGCGAGGCCATGCTATTGCGCAGGGCAACTTAGGCGCTGAGCTGGCAGGAAGCAACCTTGAGGATTCTTATTATTGGCTGTCTCGGGCCGCTGAGCAGGGTAATGAGGTTTCTATTCAGAGGCTGTCTTCGACGCGATATGACATTTTCCGTTGA
- the pglX gene encoding BREX-1 system adenine-specific DNA-methyltransferase PglX, translating into MNRSALKKYAPQARLDFIEAVTLRARRLGLDPTLPVSVEQTGDVLLIGGQPFPASVAKQRAELARRIQQQGFATVVEALAYTWFNRFVAIRFMELKGYLSHGYRVLSHSEGQQPEILEQAHHLDLPGLDREEVIRLKTAGNQDEALYRELLLAQCHELHRNMPFLFEALDDATELLLPDNLLRTDSLIAHLVSDIEEADWQEVEVIGWLYQFYISDKKDEVIGKVVKSEDIPAATQLFTPNWIVQYLVQNSLGRLWLMANPGSSLKEKMPYYIEPAEQTPEVQAQLDALIMVRMDEDGGTLNPESLTVLDPACGSGHILVEAYNLLRAIYEERGYRLREIPRLILQKNLYGLDIDDRAAQLAGFALLMKAREDDRRLFDEEGNPPHLNVMAIQQSAGLPDEEMARVILNAAIQIEGGDAFHSGQLFGGGQLETQHSSGLTVLDLRQLIKLFEHGKTFGSLLDVPEVLRIKLGRIIHLLDIVRCKGDDLSRSYANQVIEQFAWPASILALSYDAVIANPPYMGGKGMNNELKEFAKREFPQSKSDLFSVFIERAFLWCKVSGLNSMVTMQTWMFLSAYERMRCSIIDKHSLLSLMHLPYEGRGPTAMGINFGVSVQIFMNSKVSSVNGDFDCFRYFELGEDGVPPRFPSENERNVHARSDDFLKLPGSPVAYWLSGSVKGIFESGVKLGDISKPSNGVQTGNNSKYVRYWHEVDFGKLGGKWFPYNKGGKFRKWYGNIIDVVDWECDGEKIKSESNSCIRGEENYFSVGLTWSDVTSGALSCRLLPAGCVFDAAGPSAFFKSEDELYASIALMNTNFALDFSKILNPTIHFQAGDYKKMPAYPSACMLEASTIAQSAINLAKKDWALYEEGMDFCSLSILHCGSVGLISDSWLKFSDEVDRDFYSLKALEEQNNIVFCKASGIEDLGYIDVPDARVTLYRPDRERDVYRLISYVVGCMMGRYSLDEQGVIYAHCGGHGFNPSRYRKFPADADGIIPITDEPWFEDDAAERVREFVKVVWGAETLVENMEWLADSLGRKAGETSDDAIRRYLSTSFFSDHLQTYKKRPIYWLFSSGKQKAFECLVYLHRYNEGTLSRMRMEYVVPLQSRMQARIDKLTDDIDSATSSAQQKALQKRKDKLTKQLEELRRFDENLRPYADQRITLDLDDGVKVNYGKFGNLLAEVKTITGGKEE; encoded by the coding sequence ATGAACCGCTCCGCACTCAAAAAATACGCCCCTCAGGCCCGTCTCGATTTTATCGAGGCCGTCACCCTACGTGCTCGTCGTCTCGGGCTTGATCCGACATTGCCGGTCAGTGTCGAACAAACGGGCGACGTTTTGCTGATTGGGGGGCAGCCTTTTCCGGCCAGCGTTGCCAAGCAGCGCGCCGAGCTGGCTCGCCGCATTCAGCAGCAAGGCTTTGCTACTGTGGTTGAAGCCTTGGCCTATACCTGGTTTAACCGCTTTGTGGCTATTCGCTTTATGGAGCTAAAGGGCTACCTGAGTCACGGCTACCGGGTGCTCAGCCATTCGGAGGGACAGCAGCCTGAGATCCTTGAACAGGCTCATCACCTCGATCTGCCAGGCTTGGATAGGGAAGAAGTTATCCGCCTGAAAACCGCAGGTAATCAGGATGAAGCGCTCTACCGCGAGCTTCTGCTTGCCCAGTGTCACGAGCTGCACCGCAATATGCCTTTCCTATTCGAGGCGTTGGACGATGCGACCGAGCTGCTGCTCCCGGACAACCTCCTGCGTACCGACTCGCTCATTGCTCACCTGGTTAGCGATATCGAAGAGGCCGACTGGCAAGAGGTCGAGGTCATCGGCTGGCTCTACCAGTTCTATATCAGCGACAAAAAGGACGAAGTGATCGGTAAGGTGGTCAAGAGCGAGGACATTCCCGCTGCCACCCAGCTGTTTACCCCCAACTGGATCGTTCAGTACTTGGTGCAGAACAGCCTGGGGCGCCTCTGGCTGATGGCCAACCCTGGCTCCAGCCTCAAAGAAAAAATGCCGTACTACATCGAGCCCGCCGAGCAAACGCCGGAAGTACAAGCCCAGCTCGATGCCTTGATCATGGTACGGATGGATGAGGATGGCGGCACGCTCAATCCGGAATCGCTGACCGTGCTCGATCCTGCGTGCGGCTCTGGGCATATCCTGGTAGAGGCCTACAACCTGCTCCGTGCCATCTATGAGGAGCGGGGCTATCGCCTGCGCGAGATCCCTCGGCTGATCCTGCAAAAGAACCTTTATGGTCTGGATATCGACGACCGTGCGGCTCAGCTGGCTGGTTTCGCCTTGTTGATGAAGGCGCGCGAGGATGATCGCCGGCTATTCGATGAGGAAGGAAACCCGCCACATCTCAATGTGATGGCCATTCAGCAAAGCGCTGGTTTGCCGGATGAGGAAATGGCTCGGGTCATTCTCAATGCCGCTATCCAGATCGAGGGTGGTGATGCATTCCACTCGGGGCAGCTATTTGGTGGTGGGCAGTTGGAAACTCAGCATAGTTCGGGTCTGACTGTGCTCGACCTGCGGCAGTTGATTAAGTTGTTTGAGCATGGAAAAACCTTTGGTTCGCTGCTGGATGTTCCAGAGGTTCTCAGGATAAAACTAGGCAGAATTATTCATCTGCTTGATATCGTTCGGTGCAAGGGAGACGACTTATCACGCAGCTATGCCAATCAGGTAATTGAACAGTTTGCTTGGCCCGCTAGTATCTTGGCGTTGAGCTACGATGCAGTTATTGCGAATCCTCCCTACATGGGGGGGAAGGGTATGAATAATGAACTGAAAGAATTTGCTAAAAGAGAATTTCCCCAGAGCAAGTCTGATTTGTTTTCGGTTTTCATTGAGCGGGCATTTCTTTGGTGCAAGGTTTCTGGCCTAAATAGCATGGTTACTATGCAGACATGGATGTTTTTATCTGCATATGAAAGAATGCGCTGTTCGATAATTGATAAGCACAGTTTGTTAAGCTTGATGCACCTTCCATATGAAGGGCGTGGGCCTACAGCTATGGGCATAAATTTTGGTGTTTCAGTCCAGATATTTATGAATTCCAAGGTCTCTAGCGTTAATGGGGATTTTGATTGTTTTAGGTATTTTGAGCTCGGGGAGGATGGTGTGCCTCCGAGGTTTCCAAGTGAAAATGAGAGGAATGTTCATGCCCGTAGTGATGATTTTTTGAAGTTGCCGGGTTCTCCAGTTGCTTATTGGCTAAGCGGGAGTGTTAAAGGTATTTTTGAAAGCGGCGTGAAATTGGGTGATATCTCTAAGCCTTCCAATGGTGTGCAAACGGGTAATAATTCTAAATATGTAAGGTATTGGCACGAGGTTGACTTTGGTAAGTTGGGTGGGAAATGGTTTCCGTATAATAAGGGTGGAAAGTTCAGGAAGTGGTACGGAAATATAATTGATGTCGTTGATTGGGAGTGTGATGGCGAAAAAATTAAAAGTGAGTCAAATTCTTGTATTAGAGGTGAGGAAAATTATTTTAGTGTAGGCTTGACATGGTCTGATGTCACTTCTGGAGCATTGTCGTGTAGGTTGTTGCCTGCTGGGTGCGTATTCGATGCTGCTGGGCCGTCTGCATTCTTTAAGTCTGAGGATGAACTGTACGCCTCGATAGCATTGATGAATACAAATTTCGCATTGGATTTTTCGAAGATTCTTAATCCAACCATTCACTTTCAGGCTGGCGACTATAAAAAAATGCCTGCATATCCCTCTGCATGTATGTTAGAGGCATCTACTATTGCGCAATCGGCTATCAATCTAGCCAAAAAGGACTGGGCGCTATATGAGGAGGGTATGGATTTTTGCTCGTTATCTATATTGCATTGCGGATCGGTGGGGCTGATAAGTGACTCTTGGCTAAAGTTTTCAGATGAGGTCGATAGAGATTTCTATTCGCTTAAGGCTCTAGAGGAACAAAATAACATTGTATTTTGCAAGGCTAGTGGTATCGAGGATTTGGGCTATATTGATGTGCCGGATGCTAGAGTTACGCTATATCGCCCTGATCGTGAAAGGGACGTTTACCGGCTAATTTCTTATGTGGTCGGATGTATGATGGGCCGCTATAGTCTTGACGAGCAGGGCGTTATCTATGCGCATTGCGGTGGGCATGGCTTCAATCCTTCACGCTATCGTAAATTCCCCGCAGATGCTGATGGAATAATCCCAATAACTGACGAGCCCTGGTTCGAAGATGATGCTGCCGAACGAGTACGCGAATTCGTCAAGGTGGTCTGGGGTGCTGAGACACTTGTAGAGAATATGGAGTGGCTGGCCGATAGCCTAGGCCGTAAAGCTGGCGAGACCTCCGACGATGCGATCCGCCGCTATCTGTCCACGAGTTTCTTCAGTGACCACCTGCAAACCTACAAGAAGCGTCCGATTTACTGGCTGTTCTCCAGCGGTAAGCAAAAGGCCTTTGAGTGCCTGGTTTACTTGCACCGCTATAACGAGGGCACGCTCTCGCGTATGCGCATGGAATACGTCGTGCCGCTGCAAAGCCGCATGCAGGCTCGTATCGACAAGCTCACCGACGACATCGACAGCGCTACCAGCAGTGCCCAACAAAAAGCCCTGCAAAAGCGCAAAGACAAACTCACCAAACAACTCGAAGAACTCCGCCGCTTTGACGAAAACCTACGCCCCTACGCCGACCAACGCATCACCCTCGACCTGGATGACGGCGTTAAGGTCAATTACGGAAAATTCGGTAATCTGTTGGCCGAGGTTAAGACGATTACTGGTGGCAAAGAAGAATAA
- a CDS encoding DUF262 domain-containing protein, whose product MYKPGGTIKQLLDKVASQEYILPAIQREFVWWPEQICRLFDSLLQGYPFGTFLFWRIAPEKRQEYQFYDFVRDYHERDNYHCALLNTLPERDLVAVLDGQQRMTALNIGLRGSYAWKLPGKWWSSNDAFPIRHLYLDLLGEPDAETGSEYRFEFLTETTTELTGDGQLWLRVSRILIESEDDLLDSLDDLDLSLDQRKQAKRVLRHLYRTVHLKEIISYYEETEQDLERVLNIFIRMNSGGTPLSYSDLLLSIAVAQWSKLDARQEIHQLVDQMNKEGDQFNFSKDLVLKAGLMLSDIGSVGFKVENFNKANMTLLEENWSRIREALLLSVRLLASFGFNSQNLRADSALLPIAYYLFVSQPGEGYLSRTEYAQDRENVRKWLIRSLLKASGIWGSGLDTLLTALRDQIRTHAQTGFPVAQIESVMSSRGKTLSFTEEELDELVELPYGDKRTFALLSLIFPGFDLSKHFHVDHIYPQARFTKPQLRKTGIPEDQVAEVADKANRLANLQLLEGSINNQKRQKMPHDWYAQFKPDALARQQYLAGLEITDLPESLADFPVFYEQRRKALRARIVSALQ is encoded by the coding sequence ATGTACAAGCCAGGCGGTACGATCAAGCAGCTTTTGGACAAGGTTGCATCTCAGGAATACATCTTGCCTGCGATCCAGCGTGAGTTCGTTTGGTGGCCAGAGCAGATCTGCCGCTTGTTCGACAGCCTGTTGCAGGGCTATCCCTTTGGCACCTTCCTGTTCTGGCGTATCGCACCGGAGAAGCGCCAGGAGTACCAGTTCTACGACTTTGTCCGTGATTACCATGAGCGCGACAACTATCACTGCGCGCTATTGAATACCCTCCCCGAGCGAGATCTCGTTGCGGTGCTCGACGGCCAGCAGCGCATGACGGCTCTGAACATTGGTCTGCGCGGCTCCTATGCCTGGAAGCTGCCAGGCAAATGGTGGTCAAGCAATGATGCCTTTCCGATCCGTCATCTCTACCTGGATCTGCTGGGTGAGCCGGATGCGGAAACAGGCTCAGAGTACCGCTTTGAGTTTCTTACTGAGACCACGACGGAGTTAACAGGAGATGGCCAGCTGTGGCTTCGCGTCAGTCGTATCCTGATCGAGAGTGAGGATGATTTGCTCGATAGCCTGGACGATCTTGATCTCAGCCTCGACCAGCGCAAGCAAGCGAAGAGGGTGCTGCGCCATCTCTACCGCACGGTTCACCTTAAAGAAATCATCAGCTACTACGAAGAGACCGAACAGGATCTTGAGCGTGTGCTGAATATCTTCATTCGCATGAACAGTGGTGGTACGCCGCTTTCGTACTCGGATCTCCTGCTCTCCATTGCTGTGGCGCAGTGGTCGAAGCTCGATGCCCGACAGGAGATTCATCAGCTCGTTGACCAGATGAACAAAGAGGGCGACCAGTTCAACTTCAGTAAAGACCTGGTGCTCAAGGCCGGCTTGATGCTGTCGGACATCGGCAGCGTTGGGTTCAAGGTGGAAAACTTCAACAAGGCCAACATGACGCTGCTGGAAGAGAACTGGTCGCGCATACGTGAGGCCTTGCTGCTATCCGTTCGCTTGCTGGCCAGCTTCGGCTTCAACAGCCAGAACCTGCGCGCCGACAGCGCCCTGTTGCCCATCGCGTACTATCTGTTCGTGAGCCAGCCTGGTGAAGGCTACTTGTCTCGCACTGAGTACGCGCAAGACCGCGAGAATGTGCGCAAGTGGTTGATCCGCAGTCTGCTCAAGGCTTCGGGAATTTGGGGAAGTGGGTTGGACACCCTGCTAACTGCCCTGCGTGATCAGATTCGTACCCATGCCCAGACCGGCTTCCCGGTAGCTCAAATCGAAAGCGTTATGTCCTCGCGCGGTAAAACGCTGTCTTTCACGGAGGAGGAGCTGGATGAGTTGGTCGAACTGCCCTATGGCGACAAGCGTACCTTTGCTTTGCTCTCGCTAATCTTCCCTGGCTTCGACCTGTCCAAGCACTTTCATGTAGACCATATCTACCCGCAGGCCCGTTTTACCAAGCCTCAGCTGCGTAAAACGGGTATCCCAGAGGATCAGGTGGCGGAAGTGGCCGATAAGGCCAACCGTCTGGCCAATCTCCAGTTGCTTGAAGGCAGCATCAACAATCAAAAGCGCCAGAAGATGCCGCATGACTGGTACGCCCAGTTCAAGCCTGATGCTCTCGCACGTCAGCAGTACCTGGCTGGCCTGGAGATCACCGACCTTCCGGAGTCGCTGGCTGACTTCCCAGTGTTCTACGAGCAGCGTCGCAAGGCGCTCAGGGCCCGAATCGTTTCAGCCCTTCAGTAG
- the brxC gene encoding BREX system P-loop protein BrxC, with product MQIKSLFTRSIHRSINGVIKADQDDAESVWQELDEYVITRELDQHLRSFFESYLAALDNPQEASGRVGVWISGFFGSGKSHFLKILSYLLENKRVSKNGETRQAIDFFERKIADPMLAADIKRAIAADTDVLLFNIDSKADSTDGRDAILRVFLKVFNERLGFCGDHPHIAHMERHLDDLGKFTEFKQAFAEASGSTWEDERDAYHFQVDALATALSKTLGQEIKDADAWVERFESDFSLNVESFARWVKEYLDKRGKDQRIVFLVDEVGQFIGQDTHLMLSLQTITENLGTICGGRAWVLVTSQEDIDAVLGEVRASKANDFSKIQGRFKTRLSLSSGNVDEVIQRRLLDKEPEPKDALRKIYREKADILRNQLSFTNTGRTYKAFTDEDNFAAVYPFVPYQFQLVQRIFESIRKAGATGTHLARGERSLLDAFQSAAKAVSENNVGVLVPLYRFYPSIEGFLEGVVKSTIDNAASNPSLQEFDPLVLKTLFLIRYVDEIKGNVDNLITLFIDEIDADRQGLRKQIEDSLQRLEKETLVSRNGDDFFFLTNEERDISREIKDVDLTSADEARELGQLLFDEALRGQRKFRFPDNGKDFGLNRQCDLHPLGNRVDGDLLISVISPLVDDRDTWSEQRCILESSQGEGSVLLRLEDERDLARELRLYLQTDKYITRKNDGTLPHNTKRILQDRAEENRQRRQRLSTTVDRLLREAEVYVAGNKLETKASSAPMLAEEALDYLVRNTFSKLGYIQHLSSDPQKEIQAMLATPQTPGLGLESTGEANPRALKEVSQHIELLASQSRRIVLHDLAETHYGRRPYGWPEWETILLIVRLMLKGEVSLIGNGGPLAPHQVWNEISTPARWRTTEIQKRQQVGSGELQKARQLFKEVFQKIAQDGEDNLYSLLQSSLDSWESEFKQWRALAQTGQYPGLDDIDQGLKLIGKLKAAPDSFDAIQLFLKERSALLDLSDSHGDLDNFYSSQKTAWDKLGAAQRDFQPNRPKLEKDEKAARALARIDEILSAKAPFNLIREGEGLIQTITQINDGFLKEAHERADAWLDKQLAKVNAELDDLQASTDQRNKSLLALQNLRQKITKQRSLAHISQMQDEARDLADAAIDHLHLLAEQAAAKAKAAASAPAPKPVVSGSGNPGVPVAEPPVVNTPAAVVAPVVPVKKRKVVDAQLLAGSGYIETQADIDNFLAKLRKELEQAIADNQRVEIR from the coding sequence GTGCAAATCAAGAGTCTGTTTACCCGCTCCATCCACCGCTCCATCAACGGCGTGATCAAGGCTGACCAGGATGATGCTGAGTCCGTCTGGCAGGAGCTGGATGAGTACGTCATCACCCGCGAGTTGGATCAACACCTGCGCAGCTTTTTTGAAAGCTATCTGGCGGCCCTGGACAACCCCCAGGAGGCGTCCGGGCGAGTAGGGGTGTGGATCTCTGGTTTCTTCGGGTCGGGTAAATCGCACTTTCTGAAGATTCTCTCTTACCTGCTGGAGAACAAGCGGGTCAGCAAGAATGGCGAAACGCGTCAGGCCATCGATTTCTTCGAGCGCAAAATTGCCGACCCGATGCTGGCTGCCGACATCAAGCGCGCCATCGCCGCTGACACTGACGTGCTGCTGTTCAATATCGACAGTAAGGCCGACAGCACCGATGGCCGTGATGCCATCCTTCGCGTTTTTCTGAAGGTCTTTAACGAGCGCCTGGGCTTCTGCGGGGATCACCCACACATCGCCCACATGGAGCGTCACCTGGATGATCTGGGCAAGTTTACTGAGTTCAAACAGGCATTCGCTGAAGCGTCGGGCTCCACCTGGGAAGACGAGCGCGACGCCTACCACTTCCAGGTTGATGCACTGGCAACTGCTCTTTCGAAAACCCTGGGGCAGGAGATCAAGGACGCCGATGCTTGGGTAGAGCGGTTTGAAAGTGACTTCAGCCTCAATGTCGAAAGCTTCGCCCGGTGGGTGAAGGAATACCTGGATAAACGCGGCAAGGATCAGCGCATCGTGTTCCTGGTGGACGAAGTCGGCCAGTTCATTGGCCAGGACACCCACCTGATGCTGAGCCTGCAAACCATCACCGAAAACCTCGGCACGATCTGTGGTGGCCGCGCCTGGGTTCTGGTCACCTCGCAGGAAGACATCGATGCCGTTTTGGGTGAAGTGCGCGCCTCCAAGGCCAACGACTTCTCCAAGATTCAGGGTCGCTTCAAAACGCGTCTGTCGCTGTCCAGTGGTAACGTTGACGAAGTTATTCAGCGTCGTTTGCTCGACAAAGAACCTGAGCCCAAAGATGCCCTGCGCAAGATCTACCGCGAAAAGGCCGACATCCTGCGCAACCAGCTCAGCTTCACCAATACCGGGCGCACCTATAAAGCGTTCACCGACGAAGACAACTTCGCCGCCGTTTACCCCTTTGTGCCGTACCAGTTCCAACTCGTGCAGCGCATTTTTGAAAGTATCCGCAAGGCCGGTGCCACCGGCACGCACTTGGCCCGTGGTGAGCGCTCATTGCTGGATGCCTTCCAGTCTGCCGCCAAGGCCGTCAGTGAAAACAACGTCGGTGTCCTGGTACCGCTTTACCGCTTCTATCCCTCCATCGAAGGCTTCCTTGAGGGCGTGGTCAAATCGACCATCGATAACGCCGCCAGCAACCCAAGCCTGCAAGAGTTCGACCCCTTGGTGCTGAAGACCCTGTTCCTCATCCGCTACGTTGATGAGATCAAGGGCAATGTCGATAACCTCATCACCCTGTTTATCGATGAGATCGACGCCGACCGCCAAGGCCTGCGCAAGCAGATCGAAGACAGCCTCCAGCGCCTGGAGAAGGAAACCCTGGTCAGCCGAAACGGTGATGACTTCTTCTTCCTAACCAACGAAGAGCGCGACATCAGCCGTGAGATCAAGGATGTCGACCTCACCAGCGCCGATGAGGCACGTGAGCTGGGTCAGCTGCTGTTTGATGAAGCGCTACGCGGTCAGCGCAAGTTCCGTTTCCCTGACAATGGCAAAGACTTTGGTCTGAACCGCCAGTGCGATCTGCATCCCCTGGGCAACCGTGTTGATGGCGATCTGCTGATCTCGGTTATCAGCCCGTTGGTGGATGACCGAGACACCTGGAGCGAGCAGCGCTGCATTCTTGAATCCAGCCAGGGGGAGGGCAGTGTGCTCCTGCGCCTGGAAGACGAACGCGACTTGGCCCGTGAGCTGCGCCTGTACCTGCAAACCGACAAATACATCACCCGCAAAAACGACGGCACGCTGCCGCATAACACCAAGCGCATCCTTCAGGATCGTGCCGAGGAAAACCGCCAGCGCCGGCAGCGTCTGAGTACCACCGTGGATCGTCTGCTGCGTGAGGCCGAGGTCTATGTGGCAGGCAACAAACTGGAGACCAAGGCTTCCAGCGCACCGATGTTGGCCGAAGAGGCGCTCGACTACCTGGTGCGTAATACCTTCAGCAAGCTGGGCTATATCCAGCACCTGAGCAGCGATCCGCAGAAAGAAATTCAGGCCATGCTGGCCACGCCGCAAACCCCAGGTTTAGGTCTGGAAAGTACTGGTGAAGCTAATCCGCGTGCGCTCAAGGAGGTTAGCCAGCACATTGAACTCCTTGCCTCGCAGTCACGCCGCATCGTTCTGCACGACCTTGCGGAGACCCATTACGGTCGCCGGCCCTATGGTTGGCCAGAATGGGAAACCATATTGCTGATCGTACGGCTGATGCTGAAAGGCGAGGTCAGCCTTATCGGCAATGGTGGCCCGCTGGCTCCGCATCAAGTCTGGAATGAAATCTCCACGCCGGCCCGCTGGCGCACCACTGAAATCCAGAAACGCCAACAAGTCGGCTCTGGAGAGCTGCAAAAGGCCCGTCAGCTGTTTAAAGAGGTGTTCCAGAAGATCGCCCAGGATGGCGAGGACAACCTTTACAGCCTTCTGCAAAGCAGTCTGGATAGTTGGGAGAGCGAGTTCAAACAGTGGCGCGCATTGGCCCAAACTGGGCAGTACCCGGGGTTGGACGACATCGACCAGGGCCTCAAGCTGATTGGCAAACTCAAGGCAGCGCCGGACAGCTTTGATGCCATCCAGTTGTTCCTCAAAGAGCGTAGTGCGCTGCTAGACCTCTCTGACAGCCACGGTGACCTGGATAACTTCTACAGCAGCCAGAAAACCGCCTGGGACAAGCTAGGTGCGGCGCAGCGTGACTTCCAGCCCAACCGGCCCAAGCTGGAGAAGGATGAAAAGGCCGCTCGTGCTCTGGCTCGCATCGACGAAATCCTCAGCGCCAAGGCTCCGTTCAATCTGATTCGTGAGGGTGAGGGGCTGATCCAAACGATCACCCAGATTAACGACGGCTTCCTCAAGGAGGCCCACGAGCGCGCGGATGCCTGGTTGGACAAGCAATTGGCCAAGGTCAATGCGGAACTGGATGACCTGCAAGCCAGCACGGATCAGCGCAACAAGAGCCTGCTCGCCCTGCAAAACCTCCGGCAGAAAATTACTAAACAGCGCAGCCTGGCCCACATCAGCCAAATGCAGGATGAAGCCCGCGACCTGGCCGATGCGGCCATCGATCATCTGCACCTGTTAGCTGAACAAGCTGCCGCCAAAGCTAAGGCAGCAGCCAGTGCACCGGCACCAAAGCCCGTGGTCTCGGGCAGTGGTAACCCGGGCGTGCCAGTAGCCGAGCCTCCTGTGGTTAATACGCCTGCGGCTGTTGTCGCGCCGGTCGTACCGGTCAAAAAGCGCAAGGTAGTGGATGCTCAACTGCTCGCAGGCTCTGGTTACATCGAGACCCAAGCTGATATCGACAACTTCCTGGCCAAGCTGCGTAAAGAGCTTGAGCAGGCAATCGCTGACAATCAACGCGTTGAAATTCGCTAA
- a CDS encoding DUF1788 domain-containing protein codes for MPVNDLDERLNKILEKITSDDFLGGQGLGNEVPFYAFDYPPQDELRVREHVLFLEGAISKRRPGLKVAFINLFELLLDMLNKRNLLDKSIDLQAQKGDEALQKALKAPLDAGKVAKELVDRYPPSEFGLLVINGVGSAYPLIRTHNLLNNLQPFMGQTPLVVFYPGLYDGQSLKLFGQLGEKPYYRAFRLVS; via the coding sequence ATGCCCGTGAACGACCTCGACGAACGCCTCAATAAAATCCTGGAGAAGATCACCTCTGATGACTTCCTTGGTGGTCAAGGTCTGGGCAACGAGGTGCCATTCTATGCCTTTGACTATCCACCTCAGGATGAGCTGAGGGTGCGCGAGCACGTCTTATTTCTCGAAGGCGCTATCAGCAAACGCCGCCCTGGGCTGAAGGTCGCGTTCATCAACCTGTTTGAGCTGCTGCTGGACATGCTCAACAAACGAAACCTGTTGGATAAGTCCATCGACCTGCAAGCGCAGAAGGGCGATGAGGCTCTGCAAAAAGCCCTAAAGGCACCACTGGATGCAGGTAAGGTCGCCAAAGAGCTGGTTGATCGCTACCCGCCCAGTGAGTTTGGCCTCCTGGTCATCAATGGTGTCGGAAGTGCCTATCCGCTGATTCGTACCCACAACCTCCTGAACAACCTCCAGCCTTTCATGGGGCAGACTCCGCTGGTGGTGTTTTATCCAGGCCTCTATGACGGCCAATCGCTCAAGCTGTTCGGTCAGCTGGGTGAGAAACCTTACTACCGTGCTTTCCGACTGGTGAGCTGA